A DNA window from Rubripirellula tenax contains the following coding sequences:
- a CDS encoding M50 family metallopeptidase, producing MNDKAEPAKPDNDAIDDRMATAFHEAGHAVMAVLLGRSIQKVTIEPAKMMAGEKRLGSCQLQKKRAKSSNDWLEDEVLILFAGMVAESHFTGKYCVAGASADLRSIGRLIRSRPGSARQLERIERRFLDKTEHILRDDGHAAAIQLVATELIAKTTISGRAVRHFIDQAIQQNSR from the coding sequence ATGAACGACAAAGCGGAACCCGCCAAACCTGATAATGATGCGATCGACGACCGAATGGCGACTGCGTTTCACGAAGCCGGTCATGCCGTCATGGCGGTGCTGTTGGGACGGTCGATTCAAAAGGTGACGATCGAACCGGCCAAGATGATGGCGGGGGAGAAGCGCCTGGGGTCGTGCCAACTGCAAAAGAAACGCGCGAAGTCTTCCAATGATTGGCTGGAAGACGAAGTCTTGATTTTGTTCGCCGGGATGGTCGCCGAATCGCACTTCACCGGTAAATATTGCGTCGCCGGTGCTTCGGCCGACCTGCGCTCGATCGGCCGGTTGATCCGGTCGCGTCCCGGCAGCGCTCGGCAACTCGAACGAATCGAGCGACGATTTCTTGACAAGACTGAACACATTCTGCGAGATGATGGACACGCGGCGGCGATTCAGTTGGTCGCGACCGAATTGATCGCAAAGACCACCATCAGCGGCCGCGCCGTCCGTCACTTCATCGACCAAGCGATCCAGCAAAACTCCCGATAG
- a CDS encoding YaiI/YqxD family protein, whose protein sequence is MKIWIDADAAPTEVKEIVFRASKRLGIETILVANRPVVAPPGYANVRSITVREGADEADRYIAMTAKSGDLAITADVPLAGQLVDGGLFVIDPRGDEYSADSIASRLSMRNFMDDLRGEGMTVGYTAPYSETDKKAFASTFDRLLTRAIRKSEQAKPTE, encoded by the coding sequence TTGAAGATCTGGATCGATGCCGACGCGGCTCCCACGGAAGTGAAAGAGATCGTTTTTCGGGCTTCCAAGCGGTTGGGGATCGAAACGATTTTGGTCGCCAATCGGCCCGTGGTCGCGCCGCCGGGTTACGCAAACGTCCGTTCGATTACGGTTCGCGAAGGCGCCGATGAGGCGGATCGTTACATTGCAATGACCGCGAAGTCGGGCGACTTGGCAATCACGGCCGACGTGCCTTTGGCGGGCCAGTTGGTCGATGGAGGCCTTTTCGTGATCGATCCACGCGGCGATGAGTACTCGGCCGATTCGATCGCGTCGCGGTTGTCGATGCGAAACTTTATGGACGATTTGCGCGGCGAAGGAATGACGGTGGGTTACACCGCGCCCTACAGCGAAACGGACAAAAAGGCTTTTGCGTCGACCTTCGACCGTTTGTTGACCCGCGCGATTCGCAAATCTGAACAGGCGAAGCCGACCGAATGA
- a CDS encoding sulfatase family protein gives MRLIYGVFCGLVLTIAFANRTDAARPNILIAIADDQSFPHASAYGDAAVQTPAFDRIAKAGVLFSQAFTPAPGCSPMRAAFLTGREIWQIREAGTHASSFPTDLPVFTNQLATAGYHVGMTGKGWGPGKAIGWPQNPAGKAYTAKKSKSPKGVSEVDYAANFDDFLDGRSDDQPFCFWFGSHEPHRGYDPGIGARNGIDPAKITVPGFLPDDEIVRNDIADYLYEIQWFDQHLGRMVDRLSATGELENTLVIVTSDNGMPFPRAKANLYEYGIHMPLAISWPAVVPPGQVNDDLVSLIDVTRTIFTATEVEPIDGASMPGHSLVERMRDKLGSVEWPRSAAYSGRERHSSSRYNTLGYPCRSIRTQSHLYIRNYAPKRWPAGPGQVYARAAYDDAGRLVSSMLGPRHGGYHDIDSGPTLTAMIEQVDAPEYAGFLELATAKRPDEELFDIRIDPSCLNNLAGRAEADAVRKDLAARLANYLTKTGDLRQTDPSLAEVWETYPRHSALRWFPVPDWAVESPPPVLPWLDARRPGVRSAK, from the coding sequence ATGCGATTGATTTATGGCGTTTTCTGCGGACTGGTTCTGACAATCGCCTTCGCCAATCGCACGGATGCCGCCCGTCCGAACATCTTGATCGCGATTGCCGACGATCAGTCATTTCCGCACGCGTCGGCTTACGGCGATGCCGCGGTTCAAACTCCGGCATTCGATCGGATCGCCAAGGCCGGCGTTCTATTCAGCCAAGCATTCACGCCCGCGCCAGGATGCAGTCCCATGCGGGCTGCGTTTTTGACCGGGCGTGAAATTTGGCAGATTCGAGAAGCTGGCACCCACGCCAGTTCGTTTCCAACCGATCTGCCCGTTTTTACCAATCAGCTTGCCACCGCCGGGTACCACGTTGGCATGACCGGTAAAGGTTGGGGACCAGGGAAAGCGATCGGATGGCCGCAAAACCCGGCGGGAAAGGCGTACACGGCTAAAAAGTCGAAGTCGCCCAAGGGCGTCTCGGAAGTCGACTACGCGGCGAACTTCGACGACTTCTTGGATGGCCGATCCGACGACCAACCGTTCTGCTTTTGGTTCGGCAGCCACGAACCCCATCGCGGCTACGATCCCGGCATTGGTGCGAGAAACGGAATCGATCCCGCCAAGATTACTGTGCCCGGTTTCTTGCCCGATGACGAGATCGTTCGCAACGACATCGCCGACTACCTTTACGAAATCCAGTGGTTTGATCAGCACCTTGGTCGCATGGTCGATCGGTTATCGGCCACGGGAGAACTCGAGAACACCTTGGTGATCGTGACAAGCGATAACGGCATGCCGTTTCCTCGCGCGAAGGCGAACCTGTATGAATACGGCATCCACATGCCGCTGGCGATCAGTTGGCCGGCGGTTGTTCCGCCGGGCCAAGTCAATGACGACTTGGTCAGCTTGATCGATGTCACTCGCACGATTTTTACCGCCACCGAAGTCGAACCGATCGACGGTGCTTCGATGCCCGGTCACAGTCTGGTGGAGCGAATGCGAGACAAATTGGGTTCGGTCGAGTGGCCGCGGTCGGCGGCCTACAGCGGGCGAGAACGTCATTCGTCGTCACGCTACAACACGCTCGGGTACCCATGCCGGAGTATCCGCACACAATCGCACTTGTACATCCGCAACTATGCGCCAAAGCGTTGGCCGGCCGGCCCCGGCCAAGTTTACGCAAGGGCGGCCTACGACGACGCGGGTCGATTGGTGTCGTCAATGCTGGGGCCTCGGCACGGCGGATATCACGATATCGATTCGGGACCGACGCTAACGGCAATGATTGAGCAGGTCGATGCACCGGAGTACGCAGGATTTCTGGAATTGGCAACGGCAAAACGCCCGGACGAAGAACTGTTCGACATTCGTATTGATCCAAGCTGTTTGAACAATCTGGCTGGCAGGGCCGAAGCGGATGCGGTGCGAAAGGACTTGGCGGCGCGGTTGGCTAACTACTTGACCAAGACCGGTGACCTGCGACAAACCGATCCGTCGCTGGCCGAAGTTTGGGAAACCTATCCGCGGCACAGTGCGCTACGATGGTTTCCCGTTCCCGATTGGGCTGTCGAATCACCACCCCCGGTGCTGCCGTGGCTGGACGCTCGTCGCCCCGGTGTACGGTCGGCCAAATGA
- a CDS encoding S8 family serine peptidase → MSLHSQRTSRLTFAILILIAAATQTASADWRDDIGYTQLTNELGVATPTGAGVAVSMAEAPDASARYLPNTSGTNFTGKTVTNETASSTGFNSHASGVAGLFFGNTTSVAPGVTSVAAFEANSWINDALGLTTTTAPVAHPYSVQNHSWIANGTTAEIPEVIDAAKRVDYLANRDNVLIIGGANNGSTSSVPHLLAHSYNAINVGITNVERTVGNHSQGNTTLAGYGPGRPRPDIVAQAGVTSSSTPMVSSAAALLYEVAGSSNANNVEAMRAVLMAGATKDQFADWDRTATRPIDETFGAGELNVYNSYKILEGGEYNGTVIAPTSSVGLFGYDFNEPVSMSSSFLYQFDVPSGQVMDELSIFLQWSMDVVNASTIPMEFIPSTDPLLGGGLANLDLHFYDSNNSLVDQSISSVDNFEHIYLTGLSAGTYTLEVSGDRATEYGLAWRSSVSAVAVPEPSTFVTLAIFGGGLALRFRRRYHGRRA, encoded by the coding sequence ATGTCTCTCCACAGCCAACGAACATCTCGACTTACTTTCGCAATCCTGATCCTTATCGCCGCTGCAACGCAAACGGCATCGGCCGATTGGCGTGACGATATCGGGTATACACAGTTGACGAATGAACTTGGCGTCGCAACGCCGACCGGCGCGGGTGTTGCCGTTTCGATGGCCGAAGCACCGGACGCTTCGGCAAGATATCTGCCCAACACGTCTGGAACGAATTTCACCGGCAAGACAGTGACGAATGAAACAGCCTCATCAACGGGCTTCAACTCGCACGCGTCGGGCGTGGCCGGCCTGTTTTTTGGAAACACGACCAGTGTTGCCCCTGGGGTAACCAGTGTCGCCGCTTTTGAAGCCAACAGTTGGATAAACGATGCACTCGGTTTAACAACCACAACGGCGCCCGTGGCTCACCCGTATTCGGTTCAAAACCACAGTTGGATTGCAAACGGAACGACGGCCGAGATTCCCGAAGTGATTGATGCAGCCAAGCGAGTGGACTATCTAGCCAATCGCGACAACGTACTGATCATCGGCGGCGCGAATAACGGTTCGACATCCAGTGTGCCACATCTATTGGCGCACTCTTACAACGCGATCAATGTCGGTATTACTAACGTCGAGCGTACCGTGGGCAATCATTCGCAGGGAAACACAACATTGGCCGGCTATGGGCCCGGTCGTCCTCGCCCCGACATCGTCGCACAGGCTGGCGTTACTAGCAGTTCAACCCCGATGGTGTCCTCTGCCGCGGCACTGCTGTACGAGGTTGCCGGTTCGTCGAATGCGAACAACGTCGAAGCGATGCGCGCGGTGTTGATGGCCGGAGCAACGAAAGATCAGTTCGCTGATTGGGACCGCACAGCAACGCGGCCGATCGACGAAACGTTTGGTGCCGGTGAACTGAACGTCTACAACAGTTACAAAATCTTGGAAGGTGGCGAGTACAACGGTACCGTGATCGCGCCCACCAGTTCAGTTGGCCTGTTCGGATACGACTTCAATGAACCGGTGTCGATGTCGTCCAGTTTTTTGTATCAGTTCGACGTGCCTAGCGGCCAAGTCATGGATGAACTGTCCATCTTCTTGCAGTGGAGCATGGACGTCGTCAATGCCAGCACTATACCAATGGAATTCATCCCCAGCACGGACCCGTTGCTTGGTGGTGGATTGGCGAATTTGGATTTGCACTTTTACGACTCGAACAATTCGTTGGTGGATCAATCGATCAGCAGCGTTGATAACTTTGAACACATCTACCTGACCGGTTTGAGCGCGGGCACCTACACGTTGGAAGTCAGCGGTGATCGGGCGACCGAGTACGGTTTGGCTTGGCGAAGCAGTGTTTCGGCGGTGGCGGTTCCCGAACCATCGACGTTCGTCACCTTGGCCATTTTCGGTGGCGGTTTGGCATTGCGGTTTCGCCGCCGCTACCATGGTCGCCGGGCATAG
- a CDS encoding sialate O-acetylesterase, with protein MIHRLMTLAVMTFLLPMVAHAELKFSPIFGDSMVIQRDMPIHVWGWTSPGTAVAATIAGHSAEATADAMGRFDLKLDALPAGGPHEMVIEADERRVFKNVLVGEVWVCSGQSNMGFTVSRSNDPDLESLTAKYPNLRLISVPQVGTQEPQNDFNGKWEDCTPESVKEFSAVGYFFGRQLHQTLDVPVGLIDNAWGGSAAEAWVPRDVLESDGKYGELLERWDTLAKTYDHEAEVAKWKDRVAKWKENGKKGRQPAAPKDALTGQHRPANLYNGVLNPIIGYTIRGAIWYQGETNASRAYQYRDLFPLMIQTWRDDWGQGDFPFYWVQLADYRQESAEPGDSDWAELREAQTMTMSRLPATGQAVITDLGEASDIHPKNKQDVAKRLARWPLANLYGYNIPYQSPTFRSVTIEGNKAVVKFDHVGGGLDTFDVNKPIGFTIAGEDKKFVPANAKIVGKDTIEVTADSVEAPVAVRFAWADNPVANMQSSSGLPMTPFRTDDWPGMTAGSVK; from the coding sequence ATGATACACCGCTTGATGACGCTGGCCGTCATGACGTTTTTGCTGCCGATGGTTGCCCATGCCGAATTGAAATTTTCGCCAATTTTTGGCGACTCGATGGTGATCCAACGCGACATGCCGATCCACGTCTGGGGATGGACGTCACCGGGCACGGCGGTTGCTGCGACGATCGCTGGCCATTCGGCCGAAGCCACCGCCGACGCAATGGGACGCTTCGATTTGAAACTCGACGCGCTACCCGCCGGCGGCCCCCACGAGATGGTGATCGAAGCCGACGAGCGACGCGTTTTCAAAAACGTTTTGGTCGGCGAGGTCTGGGTTTGCTCGGGCCAATCCAACATGGGATTCACCGTTAGTCGGTCCAACGACCCCGATCTGGAATCGCTGACGGCAAAGTACCCGAACCTGCGACTGATTTCGGTGCCTCAGGTCGGCACACAGGAACCGCAAAATGACTTCAACGGAAAATGGGAAGATTGCACGCCTGAGAGCGTCAAAGAGTTCTCCGCCGTCGGCTATTTCTTTGGCCGCCAACTGCATCAAACGCTCGACGTTCCCGTCGGCTTGATCGACAACGCTTGGGGCGGCTCGGCGGCCGAAGCTTGGGTGCCGCGCGATGTGCTGGAATCGGATGGCAAGTATGGCGAACTGCTCGAGCGATGGGACACGCTTGCCAAGACTTACGACCATGAAGCGGAAGTCGCCAAGTGGAAAGACCGCGTTGCAAAATGGAAAGAGAACGGCAAGAAGGGTCGCCAGCCTGCTGCACCCAAGGACGCGTTGACCGGACAACATCGACCGGCCAATCTTTACAACGGTGTTCTGAACCCGATCATCGGCTACACGATCCGTGGTGCGATCTGGTACCAAGGGGAAACCAATGCTTCTCGCGCCTATCAGTATCGTGATTTGTTTCCATTGATGATTCAAACGTGGCGCGACGATTGGGGCCAAGGCGACTTTCCGTTCTACTGGGTCCAACTTGCGGACTACCGCCAAGAGTCCGCCGAACCCGGCGATAGCGATTGGGCAGAACTTCGCGAAGCGCAAACCATGACAATGTCGCGACTGCCTGCCACCGGCCAAGCCGTCATCACCGACTTGGGCGAAGCATCGGACATTCACCCCAAAAACAAACAAGACGTTGCCAAGCGATTGGCGCGTTGGCCACTGGCGAACCTTTACGGCTACAACATTCCTTACCAAAGTCCGACCTTCCGATCGGTGACAATCGAAGGCAACAAAGCGGTCGTGAAATTCGATCACGTCGGTGGCGGACTGGATACCTTCGACGTCAACAAACCGATTGGTTTCACGATTGCCGGTGAGGACAAAAAATTCGTGCCTGCCAACGCCAAGATTGTCGGCAAGGATACCATCGAAGTCACTGCCGATTCGGTCGAAGCACCTGTGGCGGTCCGATTCGCGTGGGCCGACAACCCGGTCGCCAACATGCAAAGCAGCTCCGGTCTGCCGATGACACCGTTTCGCACCGACGACTGGCCGGGCATGACGGCTGGCAGCGTGAAGTAG
- the dnaE gene encoding DNA polymerase III subunit alpha, producing the protein MSDLVTESAEKQPIKPFVHLHCHSHYSLLDGAGDIGRLVNRAVDHGMNALALTDHGNLHGALEFYRKAKAAQINPIIGYEAYIAPGSRFEKGGASSSKDASYHLTLLAKNHTGYKNLIKLASAASLEGFYFKPRIDKEILERYNEGIVCLSGCVSSEFSRAVMKGIDTADVEREARDVAGWFQGVFGDRYFIEIMNNGIDIQRLQLEGAVEMSKRMGIPLVATSDCHYVNQEDSEAQDIMLCINTGRFRTDTSRMKMENDQFFLRSPDQMYQSFPGLEDACARSQEIADSVDINIEFNKYFFPNFECPNEATPLDYLRELCIKGLLERYEDDNDRIIDGKLSDEVMARLDRELDVIKKLGYPTYFLIVWDFVNHARSVGISATARGSGVGAIVCYALYMSHVCPLRYDLLFERFLDESRTEPPDIDIDFEKERRIEVIDYVKERYGSEMVCQIGTFGTLAAKAAIKDVGRALGVPLGRVNQITEMIPDELKITIKKALEKSADLKMSYDGDPEIRELLDLAMKIEGLARNIGTHAAAVVIADKPLSEYVPLTRVPGKQDVITQWSMNDVEASGLLKMDFLGLRNLTILSRTVKLIEQTTGKVVDPLKFPLDDKESYALLQRGETKGVFQLESGGIRDLLCRMKPDKFNDIIATAALYRPGPLEGGMVDDYVNIKHGRQQPEYKHPVLKEVLEETNSIMVYQEQVMRILNRLGKIPLANAYTCIKAISKKKESLINQNHEAFIVGAVENGLAEKDANDIWNLIVKFAGYGFNKSHSTAYALVAYQTAYLKAHYPVEFMAALLSSDISGRNFVRKDAMVEHMEDCDRMEIEVVAPCVNKSAADFSVEGKQVFFAMSAIKGCGGATAISIEEERLKNGPFKDIFDFCERVDPAACNKSAILTLVKAGAMDCFGAKRSQLAAAIERAVQAGAAVQADKKSGQTSLFGAFDDEEVEANDAAPAPLPEIDEWPEREKLIAEKEVLGFYLESHPLAEFEQRLSTFRTHMTDKLANVKDRAEVVLGGMISSVKIAHTKSPKPGQPSKYANFDLEDMQGAIRCILWPKGFADWGDRVIPDAVVLARGKVDRRGGGDEANLIIDELIPFTDLETRYTHGMRIRLNENEHDGPTVTRLKEIVRGYPGTQELLFTIQLKDGESVHLKADKSRVDITPELRERLDDFLGAGHYRLLMTKPR; encoded by the coding sequence ATGAGTGATTTGGTCACCGAATCGGCTGAAAAGCAGCCGATCAAGCCGTTCGTCCACCTCCATTGCCACAGCCACTATTCGCTGTTGGATGGTGCCGGTGACATCGGCCGCTTGGTCAACCGGGCGGTCGATCATGGGATGAATGCACTGGCGTTGACCGACCATGGCAACCTGCACGGTGCGCTCGAATTTTACCGCAAGGCCAAAGCCGCCCAGATCAATCCGATCATCGGATACGAAGCCTACATCGCGCCCGGATCGCGATTCGAAAAAGGTGGCGCCAGCAGCAGCAAGGATGCCAGCTACCACTTGACGCTGTTGGCCAAGAATCACACCGGCTACAAGAACCTGATCAAATTGGCCAGCGCCGCATCGTTGGAAGGGTTTTACTTCAAGCCGCGAATCGACAAAGAAATTCTCGAGCGATACAACGAAGGGATCGTTTGTTTATCGGGATGCGTCAGCAGCGAATTCAGCCGCGCCGTGATGAAGGGCATCGACACCGCCGATGTCGAACGCGAAGCACGTGACGTCGCCGGTTGGTTCCAAGGCGTCTTCGGCGATCGTTACTTCATCGAAATCATGAACAACGGCATCGACATCCAGCGGTTGCAATTGGAAGGCGCCGTCGAGATGTCCAAGCGCATGGGCATCCCCTTGGTCGCGACCAGCGATTGTCACTACGTCAATCAAGAGGACAGCGAAGCCCAAGACATCATGCTGTGCATCAACACGGGACGCTTCCGAACGGATACGTCACGGATGAAGATGGAGAACGACCAGTTCTTCTTACGCAGCCCCGACCAGATGTACCAGAGTTTTCCGGGCTTAGAAGACGCCTGCGCGCGAAGCCAAGAAATCGCCGATTCGGTCGACATCAATATCGAGTTCAACAAATACTTCTTCCCCAACTTCGAATGCCCTAACGAGGCAACACCGCTCGATTACTTGCGTGAACTGTGCATCAAAGGCTTGCTCGAACGTTACGAAGATGACAACGACCGGATCATCGACGGAAAGCTATCCGACGAGGTGATGGCGAGGCTGGATCGCGAACTCGATGTGATCAAAAAGCTGGGCTATCCGACTTACTTCTTGATCGTTTGGGACTTCGTCAACCACGCTCGATCCGTCGGAATCTCGGCGACGGCCCGGGGCAGCGGTGTCGGTGCAATCGTTTGTTACGCGCTTTACATGTCGCACGTTTGCCCGTTGCGATACGACTTGCTGTTCGAACGGTTCTTAGACGAAAGTCGTACCGAACCGCCAGATATCGACATCGACTTCGAAAAAGAACGTCGAATCGAGGTGATCGATTACGTCAAGGAGCGATACGGCAGCGAAATGGTTTGCCAAATCGGGACCTTCGGAACCTTGGCGGCGAAAGCGGCGATCAAGGACGTCGGCCGCGCCCTCGGGGTGCCGCTGGGCCGAGTGAACCAAATCACCGAGATGATCCCCGACGAGCTGAAGATTACGATCAAAAAGGCGCTCGAAAAGAGTGCCGATTTGAAAATGTCGTACGACGGCGATCCGGAAATCCGTGAACTGCTCGACTTGGCGATGAAGATCGAGGGTCTCGCCCGCAACATCGGCACGCACGCCGCGGCAGTCGTGATCGCGGACAAACCGTTGTCCGAATATGTTCCCCTGACGCGAGTTCCCGGTAAACAGGACGTCATCACACAGTGGTCGATGAACGACGTCGAAGCGTCGGGTCTGCTGAAGATGGACTTCTTGGGACTGCGCAACCTGACGATCTTGTCGCGAACGGTGAAGTTAATCGAGCAGACGACCGGCAAGGTGGTGGACCCGCTGAAGTTTCCGCTGGATGACAAAGAATCGTACGCGCTGCTCCAGCGCGGTGAAACCAAGGGCGTCTTCCAGTTGGAATCGGGCGGCATCCGTGACCTGCTATGTCGGATGAAGCCGGACAAGTTCAACGACATCATCGCGACCGCGGCGCTGTACCGCCCCGGGCCGCTCGAAGGCGGCATGGTCGATGACTATGTCAACATCAAACACGGTCGGCAACAGCCCGAATACAAGCACCCGGTGCTGAAGGAAGTTCTGGAGGAGACCAACTCGATCATGGTCTACCAAGAACAAGTCATGCGGATTCTGAACCGCTTGGGCAAGATCCCGCTGGCCAACGCGTACACTTGCATCAAGGCGATCAGCAAGAAGAAAGAATCTCTGATCAACCAAAACCACGAAGCTTTCATCGTCGGCGCAGTCGAAAACGGCTTGGCCGAAAAAGACGCCAACGACATCTGGAACCTGATCGTCAAGTTTGCGGGCTACGGCTTCAATAAATCACATAGCACCGCGTACGCGTTGGTTGCTTATCAGACCGCCTACCTGAAAGCTCACTATCCCGTCGAGTTCATGGCGGCATTATTGTCGAGCGACATTTCGGGACGCAACTTTGTTCGCAAGGATGCGATGGTCGAACACATGGAAGACTGCGATCGGATGGAGATCGAGGTCGTGGCGCCCTGTGTGAACAAGAGCGCGGCCGATTTTTCGGTCGAAGGCAAACAAGTCTTCTTTGCGATGTCTGCGATCAAGGGGTGCGGCGGTGCAACGGCCATTTCGATCGAAGAAGAACGCTTGAAGAACGGCCCATTCAAGGACATCTTCGATTTCTGTGAACGCGTCGACCCGGCGGCTTGCAACAAGAGCGCGATCCTGACGCTGGTCAAAGCCGGCGCGATGGACTGCTTTGGCGCCAAACGTAGCCAGTTGGCCGCTGCCATCGAACGCGCGGTTCAAGCCGGCGCAGCGGTGCAAGCCGACAAAAAGAGTGGACAAACGAGCCTGTTCGGCGCGTTCGATGACGAAGAAGTGGAAGCCAACGACGCGGCGCCGGCGCCATTGCCCGAAATCGACGAGTGGCCCGAGCGAGAGAAACTGATTGCCGAGAAAGAAGTCCTGGGCTTCTACTTAGAAAGCCACCCGCTTGCTGAGTTTGAGCAGCGATTGTCTACCTTCCGCACCCACATGACCGACAAATTGGCGAACGTCAAAGATCGCGCGGAAGTCGTTCTCGGCGGCATGATCAGCAGCGTCAAGATCGCTCACACCAAAAGCCCAAAACCAGGGCAACCGTCGAAGTATGCCAACTTCGATTTGGAAGACATGCAAGGCGCGATACGCTGCATCCTGTGGCCGAAAGGTTTCGCCGACTGGGGCGACCGCGTGATCCCCGACGCCGTCGTGCTGGCCCGCGGAAAGGTTGACCGTCGCGGTGGTGGGGATGAAGCCAACCTGATCATCGACGAACTGATCCCGTTCACCGATCTTGAAACTCGCTACACCCACGGCATGCGAATTCGATTGAACGAGAACGAGCACGACGGACCAACCGTCACGCGGCTCAAAGAGATCGTGCGAGGCTACCCGGGAACGCAAGAACTGCTGTTCACGATCCAACTGAAAGACGGCGAGTCGGTTCACTTGAAAGCCGATAAATCGAGAGTCGACATCACGCCCGAATTGCGAGAACGACTCGACGATTTTCTGGGCGCCGGCCACTATCGACTGCTGATGACGAAGCCTCGTTAG
- a CDS encoding GntR family transcriptional regulator: MFLSIDFHSDVAIYLQIVRQIKAAIAAGSMRPGQLLPSGRVLSGQLAINPNTVARAFTELQNDGVIEPLRGRGMVIATGAAALCRRDRDGVIADRIGEALAEAWNAGLDASKIQSIIDSELKKLAKTTPMVHVDANGDSSSPNTKSPSTKG; the protein is encoded by the coding sequence ATGTTTTTGTCAATCGATTTTCATTCGGACGTCGCGATCTATTTGCAGATCGTGCGTCAAATCAAAGCGGCGATCGCGGCGGGATCGATGCGACCAGGGCAACTCTTGCCCAGCGGCCGTGTCTTGTCCGGGCAACTCGCCATCAACCCCAACACTGTCGCCCGGGCCTTTACGGAACTTCAAAACGATGGGGTCATCGAACCACTTCGCGGTCGCGGGATGGTGATCGCCACCGGCGCCGCGGCGCTGTGCCGGCGGGACCGCGACGGTGTGATTGCCGATCGGATCGGCGAAGCACTAGCCGAAGCGTGGAATGCCGGCCTCGATGCGTCGAAGATCCAGTCGATCATCGATAGCGAATTGAAGAAGCTGGCCAAAACGACGCCGATGGTACACGTCGACGCCAACGGCGACTCCTCATCTCCCAACACGAAATCTCCCAGCACGAAGGGCTAA
- a CDS encoding ABC transporter ATP-binding protein, translated as MQPVITAKQLTMHFRRCEALRGVDLQIEPGTVFALLGENGAGKTTLIRILTGFQKPSSGACTVAGVDPSKDPLAVRRSIGYVSDSPALYDWMTVAQIGGFAASFYDREFLTRYEESIRRYEITADQKIKHLSKGQRAKVALSLSLAHDPALLILDEPTSGLDPKVRRSFLESMIDRAATGRTVFLSSHQISEVERVADTIAILHRGKIVLHGPLAEIRQSIWQVVVDVDDPLRAIAVMPEPAQVLSEETAGAQRQIFVRHLDPSMIDELRRTPGVVDVRHRVATLEETFVACTSGELPAQPSIASVPVREAVQ; from the coding sequence ATGCAACCAGTCATCACGGCCAAGCAATTGACGATGCACTTTCGTCGCTGTGAAGCCCTCCGCGGCGTCGATCTGCAAATCGAACCGGGTACGGTGTTCGCGTTGTTGGGTGAAAACGGCGCGGGCAAGACCACGCTGATTCGGATCCTGACGGGATTTCAAAAGCCTTCCAGCGGTGCCTGTACCGTCGCTGGCGTTGATCCATCAAAAGACCCGCTCGCGGTGCGGCGCAGCATCGGTTATGTGTCGGATTCGCCGGCGCTTTACGATTGGATGACGGTTGCCCAAATCGGTGGCTTCGCGGCATCGTTCTACGATCGCGAGTTTCTGACGCGTTACGAGGAATCGATCCGTCGCTACGAAATCACGGCGGATCAAAAGATCAAGCATCTAAGCAAGGGACAACGAGCCAAAGTCGCCCTGTCGTTGTCGCTTGCCCATGACCCAGCGCTGTTGATTTTGGATGAACCGACGTCGGGATTGGATCCGAAGGTGCGTCGCAGTTTCTTAGAGAGCATGATCGATCGAGCGGCGACGGGACGAACGGTATTTCTGTCGAGCCACCAAATCAGTGAAGTCGAACGTGTCGCCGATACGATCGCCATTTTGCATCGAGGCAAGATCGTATTACACGGTCCGCTTGCCGAAATTCGTCAATCGATCTGGCAGGTTGTCGTCGACGTCGACGATCCGCTGCGGGCGATCGCGGTGATGCCCGAACCGGCACAAGTACTGAGCGAAGAAACGGCTGGGGCGCAGAGGCAAATTTTTGTCCGCCATCTCGATCCTTCGATGATCGACGAACTGCGCAGAACACCCGGAGTCGTTGATGTTCGTCACCGCGTCGCGACGCTGGAGGAAACGTTTGTGGCCTGTACATCCGGTGAGTTACCGGCGCAGCCGTCGATAGCGAGCGTCCCCGTGAGGGAGGCGGTTCAATGA